One window from the genome of Armatimonadota bacterium encodes:
- a CDS encoding pitrilysin family protein, which yields MRSFTSIVFLAAVLPLRAAAPPNPIPGASVATARLANGATLVLRSVPAAPVTVVDLWVRAGASDDRGSGAAHALEHMAFKGAKDTPGERIDAAIEETGGIVSAATLPDATHYWASVSPEGAVQVIQTLPRILHEPALDTEVWERERKVILEEIDRAGADAEAEARHALAAKLYGPFASPASGTADAIRALTPEAIRSFHRRCYRPDRIVMVVTGRFDIERIQKAARDALTALPAASGISGAPVDAVPAPIARTANDRISRQGTVAIGMGFAIPGDGGPALDIACTLLRTRLLESLSGIAGDVQVVHPWQRAQLITVVVTGPEVNADRIESTMKTAIAALGTGITDADLKAAVRKRQWTWWIDNESPTAQARTLGLAVTLGDLDAATLATTRLSLLTADDVRTAANLAFRPVTGP from the coding sequence ATGCGTTCTTTCACCTCTATAGTCTTCCTGGCGGCGGTTTTGCCCTTGCGGGCGGCCGCGCCTCCCAACCCGATACCGGGCGCGAGCGTCGCCACCGCGCGCCTAGCGAACGGGGCAACGCTGGTCCTGCGGAGCGTCCCGGCCGCGCCGGTGACGGTCGTGGACCTATGGGTTCGCGCGGGAGCGTCGGACGACCGGGGTTCCGGCGCTGCGCACGCGCTGGAACATATGGCTTTCAAGGGTGCGAAGGACACTCCGGGGGAGCGTATCGACGCGGCGATCGAAGAGACCGGCGGCATCGTCTCCGCCGCGACCCTGCCGGATGCCACGCATTATTGGGCCTCCGTTTCGCCGGAGGGGGCGGTGCAGGTGATCCAGACACTCCCCCGCATCCTGCATGAACCGGCTCTGGACACGGAGGTCTGGGAGCGCGAGCGCAAGGTGATTCTGGAAGAGATCGACCGGGCGGGCGCGGATGCCGAAGCCGAAGCACGTCACGCGCTCGCCGCGAAGCTGTACGGGCCGTTCGCATCCCCGGCGTCCGGCACAGCAGACGCCATCCGCGCCCTCACGCCGGAGGCTATCCGTTCATTCCACCGGCGCTGCTATCGCCCGGACAGGATCGTGATGGTGGTAACCGGCAGATTCGACATTGAACGCATCCAGAAGGCAGCGAGGGATGCGCTGACGGCGCTTCCCGCCGCTTCGGGCATCTCCGGCGCGCCGGTGGACGCCGTTCCCGCTCCCATCGCCCGCACCGCCAACGACCGGATCAGCCGGCAGGGGACGGTCGCCATTGGCATGGGGTTCGCCATCCCGGGCGACGGCGGCCCGGCGCTGGATATCGCCTGCACATTGCTGCGAACGCGATTGCTGGAATCGCTGTCGGGCATCGCAGGCGACGTTCAGGTGGTACACCCCTGGCAGCGGGCGCAGTTGATCACCGTTGTGGTGACCGGCCCGGAGGTGAATGCCGACCGCATCGAATCGACGATGAAGACCGCCATCGCCGCGCTTGGGACCGGGATTACAGACGCGGACCTCAAGGCCGCCGTGCGCAAGCGCCAGTGGACGTGGTGGATCGACAACGAATCGCCCACTGCCCAGGCCCGCACTCTAGGACTTGCAGTCACGCTGGGCGACCTCGATGCCGCCACCCTCGCCACGACGAGGCTCAGCCTCCTCACCGCGGACGATGTCAGGACCGCTGCGAACCTCGCATTTCGTCCGGTAACCGGCCCCTGA